The DNA window CATAAAACAGGACACTGATGTATTGCTCGATGAAAAAAGGGTCTTCAAACCCAGTGAAGAAATTTTAAAACTTGCCAACATAAAAGATTGGGAAGCTGAAATAGAAAAGGGAAAAGATATCGAAAAATACTGGGCAGAAAAGGCTGAACAATTCGTTTGGTTTAAAAAACCTGAAAAAACCCTGGACGAATCTAATAAACCGTTTTACAAATGGTTTGTAAACGGTAAAATTAACATGGCATACAACGCCGTTGATAGATGGATAGATACAGACAAACGTAACCAGGTAGCAATTTTATACGTGAATGAACGTGGTCATGAAAAGAAGATGACCTACTACGAACTTTACAGGGAAGTTAACAAGTTTGCAAATGCACTTAAAAATTTAGGTGTGAAAAAGGGCGACCGTGTTTCCACCTACCTTCCAATGTGTACCGAACTCATTGTAACCTTGCTCGCATGTACCAAGATCGGTGCAGTTCACAGTGTGGTCTATTCAGGACTGAGTGTTGGGGCATTTGTTGAAAGAATAAATGATGCTGAGGCTAAAATTCTCATAACAGCAGATGGAACATTTAGAAGGGGAAAAATTATCGACTTGAAAAAGGTTTCAGACGAAGCGATACTCCAGTGCCCAACAATTGAAACAGTGGTGGTTGTGAAGCACACAGGAATTCCAATTGAAATGTCAGAATTGAGTGGGAGGGAAATCTTCTACGAAACACTGATTGAAGGAGAACCAGCAGAGTGTGAAGCAGAAGAGATGGATGCTGAAGATCCACTGTTTCTACTTTTCACCTCGGGAAGTACAGGAAAACCTAAGGGAGTTCTTCACAGTACTGCAGGTTACATGGTTGGAACAGCCACAACCCTTAAAAATGCATTCAACATACACGATGGAGATCTTTGGTGGTGCACAGGAGATATTGGGTGGATAACAGGCCACAGTTACCTCTTATACGGACCACTTCTACTTGGAACAACTACACTAGTCTACGAGGGTGCTCCAGACTACCCTGATCCAGGTGCATGGTGGAAGATCGTTGAGAAGTATGGAGTAACCAAACTCTACACAGCACCAACAGCCATAAGACATCTAATGAGGTTCGGTAATAAATACACCAAAATATACAACCTTTCATCACTTAAGGTGCTTGGAACAGTGGGAGAACCAATAAATCCAGAGGCATGGATGTGGCTCTACGAAAATGTGGGTAAAGAGAATTGTCCAATCATAGACACTTGGTGGCAGACTGAAACTGGAATGTTCATGATAGCACCCCTCCCAGTCACACCCCTTAAACCAGGATCTGCAACCAAAGCACTACCAGGTGTCGATGCAGATGTGGTGGATGAAAATGGAAATTCAGTACCACCTGGAAAGGGCGGTATGCTGGTTATTAAAAAACCATGGCCATCAATGTTTAGAACACTCTACAAGGACGAAAAGAAATACGTGGATAATTACTGGAAAGACATTCCGGGCTGCGTATACACAGCAGGAGATATAGCAAGAAAAGATAAAGATGGATACTTCTGGATACAGGGAAGATCAGATGATGTCCTGAAAATTGCAGGTCACAGAATAGGAACCAGTGAAGTTGAATCTGCATTTGTAAGTTATCCTGCAGTTGTGGAAGCTGCTGTCATAGGTAAATCAGACCCAATTAAGGGAGAAGTTATCAAGGCATTCGTAATTCTCAAGGAAGGTTACGAACTTAAAACCAAACTCATCGAAGATCTAAGCAAACACGTAAGATACGAACTGGGACCTGTGGCTGTTTTAGGACAGATTAAACAGGTTGATTCACTTCCAAAAACCAGAAGCGGTAAGATCTTAAGACGGGTGCTTAGGGCAAGGGACAGAGGAGAAGATGTGGGTGATATATCAACGCTAGAAGAATAAACAAACCATAAAATCCAAATTTAATTATTAAAAACGCCCAGGACCGCTTAATCCTGGGCCCGCCTCCATTCACTTTACTTTTACTTTTTTTTATTAATAACCACAGATTCTAAACAGTTTTTCTGATCGATACTGCAAAAATATATTTCTATTCTTAATTCTTGATTTTAAACTAATTTCCATGTACCTGCACTCAATTCAAATCTGGGGATATGAAAAATAATTTAAGTGATTGCCCAGTAATGAATATAAAAATGGAAATTGATATTCACAGGCTGGTTTGAATTTTTCTAAACCTGCCCTAAATTTTAAACAATTTATTATTCACGAGGAGATTGATTTATTTGCTTAAGAGGAAATTTGGAAAAACTGGTGAAAGGGTTTCGATTCTAGGTTTTGGATGTATGAGGCTTCCAATTCTCGATGGAAATCCTGAAAAGATCAACGAACCACTGGCAAGGGAAATGCTCTACCATGCCATTGATGAAGGTGTTAACTACGTAGACACTGCCTTCCCATACCATGGAACTTCAGCCCAAGGTGGAGGAATGAGTGAAGTGTTCCTAGGTAATGCATTGAGGAATAATTACCGTGAAGATGTGTTCCTTTCAACCAAACTGCCAAGTTGGCTGGTTCAAAAGAAGGAAGATCTGAATTTTTTCTTGGATGAACAGCTGAAACGGCTTCAAACAGATAGGATCGATTTCTATCTTTTGCATGGGCTTCATCAAGATTTTTGGCAGACACTCCTACTTGCAGATGTTTTTGATTTTCTGGATAATGCCATCGATGAGGGAAAAATAGGTTATGCAGGTTTTTCATTCCATGATGAGTATGAATTTTTCAAGCTCGTTGTAGATTCCTACGACTGGAGTTTCGCACAGATCCAACTGAACTACATGGATGAAAAGTTTCAGGCTGGTAAGGCAGGACTGGATTATGCCAAAAATCAAGATCTTGGCACTGTGATAATGGAACCATTAAGGGGAGGATGTTTGACTAAAAACCTTCCAGAGGAAGTTAAGTCAATTTGGAATGGTGCAGAGAATAAAAAAAGTCCCGCTGAATGGGGGCTTCGCTACCTCTGGAACCAGCCAGAAGTCAACGTTGTGCTTAGCGGTATGAGCACCATGGAACAGTTGAATGAAAACCTGGAAATTGCAAAAAGGGGCCATGTTAACAGTCTTACCCATGATGAGCTTGAACTCTACGAAAAAGTCAAGAATGTCTACGCAGAACGTGTTCATGTG is part of the Methanobacterium lacus genome and encodes:
- a CDS encoding aldo/keto reductase — protein: MLKRKFGKTGERVSILGFGCMRLPILDGNPEKINEPLAREMLYHAIDEGVNYVDTAFPYHGTSAQGGGMSEVFLGNALRNNYREDVFLSTKLPSWLVQKKEDLNFFLDEQLKRLQTDRIDFYLLHGLHQDFWQTLLLADVFDFLDNAIDEGKIGYAGFSFHDEYEFFKLVVDSYDWSFAQIQLNYMDEKFQAGKAGLDYAKNQDLGTVIMEPLRGGCLTKNLPEEVKSIWNGAENKKSPAEWGLRYLWNQPEVNVVLSGMSTMEQLNENLEIAKRGHVNSLTHDELELYEKVKNVYAERVHVGCTSCNYCMPCPKGVDIPLNLSLLNDVYMYKNLEKPTGNYKFLMGKKMSAGYCNQCGDCEKKCTQNLEVTSYLQENVDLFE
- the acs gene encoding acetate--CoA ligase — protein: MKQDTDVLLDEKRVFKPSEEILKLANIKDWEAEIEKGKDIEKYWAEKAEQFVWFKKPEKTLDESNKPFYKWFVNGKINMAYNAVDRWIDTDKRNQVAILYVNERGHEKKMTYYELYREVNKFANALKNLGVKKGDRVSTYLPMCTELIVTLLACTKIGAVHSVVYSGLSVGAFVERINDAEAKILITADGTFRRGKIIDLKKVSDEAILQCPTIETVVVVKHTGIPIEMSELSGREIFYETLIEGEPAECEAEEMDAEDPLFLLFTSGSTGKPKGVLHSTAGYMVGTATTLKNAFNIHDGDLWWCTGDIGWITGHSYLLYGPLLLGTTTLVYEGAPDYPDPGAWWKIVEKYGVTKLYTAPTAIRHLMRFGNKYTKIYNLSSLKVLGTVGEPINPEAWMWLYENVGKENCPIIDTWWQTETGMFMIAPLPVTPLKPGSATKALPGVDADVVDENGNSVPPGKGGMLVIKKPWPSMFRTLYKDEKKYVDNYWKDIPGCVYTAGDIARKDKDGYFWIQGRSDDVLKIAGHRIGTSEVESAFVSYPAVVEAAVIGKSDPIKGEVIKAFVILKEGYELKTKLIEDLSKHVRYELGPVAVLGQIKQVDSLPKTRSGKILRRVLRARDRGEDVGDISTLEE